One genomic region from Listeria monocytogenes encodes:
- a CDS encoding Crp/Fnr family transcriptional regulator → MKYIDYHDYMHKDAIIYAYLQNNFPYIRKRIKAWESFTLDREDILLVKSGAIFEEVNGKKKGIARCFFSKSLIFPTRDPIVLKAFETSEICFINAERAFGKLEEDQILSNFFLQIAEKNEEDMRRQAFLGTENSKNKIISTLNFLLENNKSNSKTPIFPIWLQINVLAKLANCSISTISSTVNELHAEGILDIKSSPWKLKGKEKKIEILENENQKMKLNERKHKSNVF, encoded by the coding sequence ATGAAGTATATCGATTACCATGATTATATGCATAAAGACGCGATAATATATGCTTATCTCCAAAATAATTTCCCCTATATTCGCAAACGAATAAAGGCATGGGAAAGTTTTACACTAGATAGAGAAGATATTTTATTGGTGAAAAGTGGGGCAATATTTGAAGAAGTTAATGGGAAGAAAAAAGGGATAGCACGATGCTTTTTTTCGAAAAGTTTAATTTTTCCTACTAGAGATCCAATAGTATTGAAAGCTTTCGAAACTTCAGAAATTTGTTTTATCAATGCTGAAAGAGCCTTCGGAAAATTAGAAGAAGATCAGATTTTATCCAATTTTTTTCTGCAGATTGCGGAGAAAAATGAAGAAGACATGCGCAGACAAGCATTTCTTGGGACGGAAAACTCAAAAAATAAAATTATTTCTACGCTTAACTTCTTGTTGGAAAATAATAAATCTAATAGCAAAACACCAATTTTTCCTATATGGCTTCAAATAAATGTTTTGGCAAAGCTAGCAAATTGTTCTATATCTACTATTTCTTCTACTGTAAATGAACTACACGCAGAAGGGATATTAGATATAAAATCTTCGCCTTGGAAACTTAAAGGCAAGGAAAAAAAGATAGAAATTCTTGAAAATGAGAATCAGAAAATGAAGCTTAATGAAAGAAAGCATAAGAGTAATGTTTTCTAA